CGCATGCCGCACAGCCGGGCTGTCTGGGCCTGCGGCAGCAGGAACTCGTCCAGCGCGTGGCCGTTGTGGCCGGCCGGGCCATAGGCTTCGGCCGCGCTGCCGGTGGAGCTGAGCAGCCAGAGGTCCTTGCCCTGCAGGGCCTGGCCGCCGGGGCCATAGGCCCAGCCGAAGGCGAACACCTCGTCGATCCACAGCTTCAGCAGCGCCGGCATGCCGTACCAATGCAGCGGATGCAGCCAGATCACCAGCCGCGCCTGCTCCAGCGCGCGCTGCTCGGCGGCGACGTCGATCGCGTAGTCGGGATAGAGGGCGTAGAGGTCGCGCGTCTGCAGGTGGCCGGGGCCATGGGAGGCCGCGCCGGCGGCCTGCAGCAGCTGCTGCGAAATATGGGAATGCGCCAGGTCGGGATGGGCGGCGAGGAGGAGGATGTCGGCCATGGCGACAAGGGTAACCGCTGGCGACAGGTCGGCTACCATCCCCGGCACCCTAGCGACGACCCGAGGAGGCTCCCACCATGCCCGTGATCCTGGTCGCCAATCCCAAGGGCGGGGTTGGCAAATCGACGTTGGCCGGCAATATCGCCGGCTATTACGCCCGGCAGGGCCATGCGGTGATGCTGGGGGACATCGATGTCCAGCAGTCCTCGCGCCAATGGCTGGCGCTGCGCCCGCCGCAGCTGCCGGCGATCCGCAGCTGGGAGATCGAGGGCAAGACCCTGGCCCGGCCGCCCAAGGGCGTCAGCCATGTGGTGCTGGACACGCCGGCCGGCCTGCACGGCAAGCGGCTGGAGTCGGCCCACGGCCTGGCCGACAAGCTGCTGATCCCGCTGCAGGCCAGCCTGTTTGACATCCAGGCGACATACGGCTTCCTGCAAACCCTGCAAGATCTGCGGCGCCAGACGGGCCGCGGCCCGCAGCTGGCATTGGTGGGCATGCGCACCAAGGATGGCACCCTGTCGTCCCAGCATCTGCAGCAGTTTGTGCAGGGCCTGGACGTGCCGGTGCTGGGCATGCTGCGCGACACCCAGAACTATGTGCAACTGGCGGCCCGCGGTCTGACCCTGTGGGACGTCGCCCCCGGCCGGGTCGAACGCGACCTCGCCCAATGGCAGGCCTTGGGGGGCTGGCTGGACAAGTAGCGTCGATGCGACATTTCGAAAGACTGGCCGACCTGGGCGCCTGCGTGGGGCAGGAGATCGGTCTCAGCGACTGGCTGCTGGTGGACCAGGCACGCATCGAGCGCTTCGCCGAGGCGACCGAGGACGGGCAGTGGATCCATACCGACCCGGTGCGCGCCGCGGCCGGGCCCTTCGGCGGCACGATCGCCCATGGCTTCCTGACCCTCAGCCTGCTGCCGCGCTTCTTCGAGACCGGCTTTTCGATCGGCGACAGCCATATGGGCCTGAACTACGGGCTCGACAGGGTGCGCTTTCCCTCCCCGGTGCCGGCCGGCAGCCGCCTGCGGGCGCGCTTTCGGCTGCTGGCCTTCGAGCCGATCGAGGGCGGGGCGCAGCTGCAGGTGGAGGTGACGGTGGAGCGCGAGGGCGGGGCCAAGCCGGTCTGTGTCGCCGAATCGATCACCCGCCGCTACGTTTGAGTTTGCAATTCGAACAAAATCATCCTGGTATCACCCATGAGGGGTGTGCCCAGCCCTGTAGGGCTCTTCTATGATCCGCCCCCGTAAGCATGCAGAAAACTGAGCATTTCGCCACGTTTGAGGAAGAAGGGGCCGAGCATGAAAGTACTGCTCATTGATGATCACCCGCTGATCCTGTCGGCCCTGCAGACCGTCATCGAGGGTTTGGGCGACGATGTGGAGGTGGTGGGCGCCGATTGCGCCGCCGCCGCGCGCAAAACCTTGAAGCTGCACGACGATTTCGATCTGGTGCTGCTGGACCTGCAGCTGGGCGATGCCAGCGGCTTTGACGTGCTGGAGGAGTTCCGCGCCGCCTATCCGGCTTTGCCGGTGGTGGTGATCTCGGCCTCCGACCGCGCCAGCGACGTGATCCGTTCGATCGACCAGGGCGCGATGGGCTTCGTGCCCAAGCGCAGCAGCACCGAGATGCTGTCGCAGGCGCTCAAGCTGGTGATGTCGGGCGGCATCTATGTGCCGCCGATGAGCCTGGGCAACGAGGTGGCGGCCGAGGTCGCGCCGCAGCCGGTCAATCCGCGCCTGCACCAGATCCAGCAGGCCGCCAGCTCGCCGGGTTTCCAGACCGTCGGCAGCCTGGACGGCCTGTCGTTGACGCCGCGCCAGACCGATGTGCTGGCGCTGCTGCTGCAGGGCAAGCCGAACAAGATCATCGCCCGCGAGTTGGGCGTCTCGGTCGAGACGATCAAGGACCATGTGGCCGCGGTGCTGAAGGCGCTGGGCGTCAGCTCGCGCACCCAGGCGGTGCTGGCGGTCGGCCAGATGATCCAGCGCCAGCCGGACGCGCAATTCTCGACCTGGCGCGCCCCGGTCTGAGCGGGCGCCCGCGCACTCAGGTGGGCGTGTAGGCCAGGCGCACGTAGACCGGCGCGAAGGCCTCGGCCTGGGTGATCTCGAGCAGGCGCTCGCGCGCCAGCTCCAGCATCGCGATGAAGGTGACGACCAGCACCTGCGGGCCGCGGTCGATCTCGAATAGATCCTCGAACAGCGCGAAGCGCTGGCCCTGCAGCCGGCGCAGCACGATGCTCATGTGCTCGCGCACCGACAGTTCCTCGCGGGTGATCTTGTGGTGCTGCACCAGCTTGGCGCGCTTCAGGATTTCCAGCCAGGCATCGCGCAGGTCGACCGCCTCGACATCGGGGAAGCGTGGCGTCAGCGATTGCTCGATGTAAATCTGCGCGCGCAGGAAGTCGCGTCCCAGCACCGGCAGCGCGTCCAGCTTCAGGGCGGCCAGCTTGATCTGCTCGTATTCCAGCAGGCGCCGCACCAGCTCAGCGCGCGGATCCTCGGGCTCGCCGCCGTCCTCGGTCTTCTTCGGCGGCAGCAGCATGCGCGACTTGATCTCGATCAGCATCGCGGCCATCAGCAGGTACTCACTGGCCAGCTCGAGATTGGTCTTGCGGATCTCGTCGACATAGCTGAGGTACTGCCGCGTCACGTCGGCCAGCGGGATGTCGAGGATGTTGAAGTTCTGGCGCCGGATCAGGTAGAGCAGCAGGTCCAGCGGGCCCTCGAAGGCCTCGAGGAAGACCTCCAGCGCCTCCGGCGGGATGTAGAGGTCCTGTGGCAGCGTGAACAGCGGCTCGCCGTAGAGGCGGGCGACGGCGACGCCGTCCACCGTCTGCGGCAGGCCGTCGCTCGCCGCCTCGGAAGCGGCTGGTGCGGCGGACAGGGCCTCGGCTTCGTTCACTCGCTCTTGGTCTGGTAGACGTAGGCCTGCTGGTCGACCCGGGCGCTGCGGTAGTCGGACTGGGCCTGGCGATCCACCGCCTTGTCCCACAGCAGGGCGCGGCCGGCGCGCTGCTCGGCTTCCAGGGTCGGCTTCTTGGCCTTCAACTCATCGATGAAGTTGGTGACGTCGGACTTGTAGGGCTTCCAGAACAAAGGCATGGCGTGAATGGCTTGAGGCTCGAATCCGGCGATTTTACAAGCCGCGGGCACGGCGCCATGCCGCCAGGTCGTGATGGATGCCGCCTTCGCCCAGCGCCAGGCCGCCGCGCTCGATCAGGCTGGCCGGCTGTTCGTTCAGGCCGCACAGGCTCAGCCGCCGCCCCTGCTGCGCCAGGCCGCGCTGCAACTGCACCAGCGCGTCCAGCCCCGAACTGTCCATCGAGACCAGCTGGTGCATGTCCAGCACCAGCTCGCGGCAATCGGCCGGCAGCCGCTCGGCCAGGCCCTCGACCTTGCCGACCGCGCCGAAGAACAGCGAACCATAGAGCCGCATCAGCACCACGCCGGGCGGTGCGTCGGGGAAGTCCGGCAGCGGCTCGGCGCGGAACAGCGTGCTCATGCGGTAGATGAAGAACAGGCAGGCCAGCACCAGGCCGACCTGTACCGCGACCGTCAGGTCGAACACCACGGTCAGCGCGAAGGTGCCCAGCAGGATGGTGCGGTAGGGCAGGTTGAAGCGGCGCAGCCGTGTGAACTCGTGCCACTCGCCCATGCGCAGCGCCACCACCAGCAGGATGCCCGCAAGCGCGGCCAGTGGCACCGCGCTGGCCAGCGGCGCGGCGACCAGCACGATCAGCAGCAGCGCGGCCGCATGCACCATGCCCGCCACCGGGCTGGTGGCGCCGGCGCGCAGATTGGTGACGGTGCGCGCGATCGTGCCGGTGGCCGGCAGGCCGCCGAACAGCGGCGCGGCGATGTTGGCCAGCCCTTGAGCCATCAGCTCCTGGTTCGGGTCGTGGCGTGGCAGCCGGCCCTCGCTCATCTGGTCGGCCACCCGCGCGCACAGCAGCGACTCGACCGCGCCCAGCAGCGCGATCGTGAGGGTCGGGATGAAGAGCTGCTGCAGGCTGGCCCATTCCAGCGCCGGCCAGGCGAAATCCGGCAGGCCCGGCGGGATGCCGCCGAAGCGGCTGCCGATGGTGTCCAGCGGCAGCCGCAAGGCCCAGGTCGCCAGGCCCGCCAGCACCAGCGCGACCAGGGTCGGTGGCAGCACGGCGAAGCGCCGCGGCAGGCGCGGCCACAGCAACACCAGGGCCATGCAGGCCAGGCCCAGCGCCAGCGCTGCCGGGTTGAAGTCGTGCAGATGCGCGTACAGCGTGCCGAGCTGGCCGAAGAAGTCGGCCGGCATCTGGTCGATGTGCAGCCCCAGCAGGTCCTTCAGCTGGGATAGTGCGATCAGCACCGCGATGCCGTTGGTGAAGCCGATCACGATCGAGACCGGGACGTAGCGCACCAGCACGCCCAGGCGCAGCGCGCCCATCGCCAGCAGCAGCACGCCGGCCAGCATCGTGGCCACCAGTAGATTGGCCAGGCCGTAGCGCTGCACGATGCCGTAGACGATCACGATGAAGGCGCCGGCCGGGCCGCCGATCTGCACGCTGGAGCCGCCCAGCAGCGAGATCAGGAAGCCGGCGATGATCGCGGTGGCCAGGCCCTGCTCGGGCTTGACGCCGGAGGCGATCGCGAAGGCCAGCGCCAGCGGCAGCGCGACCACGCCGACCGTCAGGCCGGCGCCGAGATCGGCGAGGAAACGCTGGCGCGTGTAGCCGCGCAGGCTGTCAAGCAGGCGCGGATGGAAGCGGTGCAGTGGGGGCAGGTCCATGGTGGACGACTCTCCGGTTCGATGACGGGCAGCGAGAGGGGAGAGTGGTCCGCGGCGGACCGCAGTGGTGGCGCCGCGCGATGAAGCGACGGCGCCGGCTCAGCAGCAGGGTGCGGCTGTCGGGGGCGGCAGGTCGCATGTGCAGCAAGCCCCCGCGTGGCCGGCTCAGCGCACCCGCATGCCCGGCTGGGCGCCGGGGAGGGGCTCCAGCACGAAGACGCCTGGGTTCGCCTTCTCGTCGGCATGGCTGGCGGCCAGCACCATGCCCTCGCTGACGCCGAACTTCATCTTGCGCGGCGCCAGATTGGCGACCATCACGGTCAGCTTGCCTTCCAGCTGCTCGGGCTGGTAGCTGCCCTTGATGCCGGAGAAGACATTGCGCAGCCGGCCCTCGCCGACGTCCAGGGTCAGACGCAGCAGCTTGTCCGAGCCCTCGACATGCTCGGCCTTGACGATCTTGGCGATGCGCAGGTCGACCTTGGTGAAGTCGTCAATCTTGATCTCGGGCGCCAACTCTTCGCCGCCGGGGATCACCTTCGGAGCGGCGGGCGGCTCGAACAAGGCCTCCAGCAGCTTCGGGTCGACGCGCTGCATCAGGTGCTCGTAGGCGCCGATCTGGTGGGCGCCGAGCGCGGTCTGCGCATCGGCGAAGGTGAAGGGCTCGACCTTCAGGAAGGCCTCGACCTTGGCCACCAGGGCCGGCAGCACCGGCTTCAGGTAGATCGACAGCACGCGGAAGGCCTCGATGCAGACGCTGCAGACATCCTGCAGCACCTGATCCTTGCCTTCCTGCTTGGCCAGCTCCCAAGGCTTGTTCTGGTCGACGTACTCGTTGACGCGGTCGGCCAGCAGCATGATCTCGCGCAGCGCCTTGCCGAACTCGCGGGTCTCGTAGAGCTCGGCGATCGCCGGCCCTTGGGCGCGCAGGCCGTCCAGCAAGGTCTGACCCTCGACGCCGACATCGGCCGACAGGCGGCCGTCGAAGCGCTTGGCCAGGAAGCCGGCGGCGCGCGAGGCGATGTTGATGTACTTGCCGACCAGGTCGGAGTTGACACGGGCGACGAAGTCCTCGGGGTTGAAGTCCAGGTCCTCGACCTTGCTGTTGAGCTTGGCGGCCAGGTAGTAGCGCAGCCATTCGGCGTTCATGCCCAGCTTCAGGTACTTCAGCGGGTCCAGGCCGGTGCCGCGGCTCTTGCTCATCTTCTCGCCGCCGTTGACGGTCAGGAAGCCGTGCACGAACACATGGTTGGGCGTCTTGCGGCCGCTGAAATGCAGCATCGCCGGCCAGAACAGCGTGTGGAAGTAGGTGATGTCCTTGCCGATGAAATGGACCTGCTCGACCGACTCGTCGGCCATGAAGGCCTCGTAGTCCCAGCCCTTCTTGCCGAAGTAGTTCTTCAGCGAGGCCAGGTAGCCGA
This genomic stretch from Roseateles sp. DAIF2 harbors:
- a CDS encoding DUF3460 family protein — encoded protein: MPLFWKPYKSDVTNFIDELKAKKPTLEAEQRAGRALLWDKAVDRQAQSDYRSARVDQQAYVYQTKSE
- a CDS encoding NAD(P)H-dependent oxidoreductase; amino-acid sequence: MADILLLAAHPDLAHSHISQQLLQAAGAASHGPGHLQTRDLYALYPDYAIDVAAEQRALEQARLVIWLHPLHWYGMPALLKLWIDEVFAFGWAYGPGGQALQGKDLWLLSSTGSAAEAYGPAGHNGHALDEFLLPQAQTARLCGMRWLPPLVLHGAHRVGDAEVQQHVRGFIERLRSYPSWCPRGPEPALPEVPLDARPALFSSMEGL
- a CDS encoding ScpA family protein, translated to MNEAEALSAAPAASEAASDGLPQTVDGVAVARLYGEPLFTLPQDLYIPPEALEVFLEAFEGPLDLLLYLIRRQNFNILDIPLADVTRQYLSYVDEIRKTNLELASEYLLMAAMLIEIKSRMLLPPKKTEDGGEPEDPRAELVRRLLEYEQIKLAALKLDALPVLGRDFLRAQIYIEQSLTPRFPDVEAVDLRDAWLEILKRAKLVQHHKITREELSVREHMSIVLRRLQGQRFALFEDLFEIDRGPQVLVVTFIAMLELARERLLEITQAEAFAPVYVRLAYTPT
- a CDS encoding MaoC family dehydratase, which encodes MRHFERLADLGACVGQEIGLSDWLLVDQARIERFAEATEDGQWIHTDPVRAAAGPFGGTIAHGFLTLSLLPRFFETGFSIGDSHMGLNYGLDRVRFPSPVPAGSRLRARFRLLAFEPIEGGAQLQVEVTVEREGGAKPVCVAESITRRYV
- a CDS encoding ParA family protein; translated protein: MPVILVANPKGGVGKSTLAGNIAGYYARQGHAVMLGDIDVQQSSRQWLALRPPQLPAIRSWEIEGKTLARPPKGVSHVVLDTPAGLHGKRLESAHGLADKLLIPLQASLFDIQATYGFLQTLQDLRRQTGRGPQLALVGMRTKDGTLSSQHLQQFVQGLDVPVLGMLRDTQNYVQLAARGLTLWDVAPGRVERDLAQWQALGGWLDK
- a CDS encoding SulP family inorganic anion transporter yields the protein MDLPPLHRFHPRLLDSLRGYTRQRFLADLGAGLTVGVVALPLALAFAIASGVKPEQGLATAIIAGFLISLLGGSSVQIGGPAGAFIVIVYGIVQRYGLANLLVATMLAGVLLLAMGALRLGVLVRYVPVSIVIGFTNGIAVLIALSQLKDLLGLHIDQMPADFFGQLGTLYAHLHDFNPAALALGLACMALVLLWPRLPRRFAVLPPTLVALVLAGLATWALRLPLDTIGSRFGGIPPGLPDFAWPALEWASLQQLFIPTLTIALLGAVESLLCARVADQMSEGRLPRHDPNQELMAQGLANIAAPLFGGLPATGTIARTVTNLRAGATSPVAGMVHAAALLLIVLVAAPLASAVPLAALAGILLVVALRMGEWHEFTRLRRFNLPYRTILLGTFALTVVFDLTVAVQVGLVLACLFFIYRMSTLFRAEPLPDFPDAPPGVVLMRLYGSLFFGAVGKVEGLAERLPADCRELVLDMHQLVSMDSSGLDALVQLQRGLAQQGRRLSLCGLNEQPASLIERGGLALGEGGIHHDLAAWRRARGL
- a CDS encoding response regulator transcription factor, whose amino-acid sequence is MKVLLIDDHPLILSALQTVIEGLGDDVEVVGADCAAAARKTLKLHDDFDLVLLDLQLGDASGFDVLEEFRAAYPALPVVVISASDRASDVIRSIDQGAMGFVPKRSSTEMLSQALKLVMSGGIYVPPMSLGNEVAAEVAPQPVNPRLHQIQQAASSPGFQTVGSLDGLSLTPRQTDVLALLLQGKPNKIIARELGVSVETIKDHVAAVLKALGVSSRTQAVLAVGQMIQRQPDAQFSTWRAPV
- the metG gene encoding methionine--tRNA ligase, with protein sequence MTRKLFVTTALPYANANFHIGHIMEYTQADIWVRFQRMTGQQVHFVCADDAHGAPIMIAAEKAGKTPQQFVADIAAGRKDYLNGFHISFDNWHSTDGAENHELSKEVYKALRKSELIEVKTIEQFFDPQKAMFLPDRFIKGECPKCGAKDQYGDSCEVCGAVYTPTELKNPFSVLTGATPVMKSSEHYFFKLSDPRCIAFLEQWTQTPGRLQSEVLNKIKEWFTKDEEGKGGLGDWDISRDAPYFGIEIPDAPGKYFYVWLDAPIGYLASLKNYFGKKGWDYEAFMADESVEQVHFIGKDITYFHTLFWPAMLHFSGRKTPNHVFVHGFLTVNGGEKMSKSRGTGLDPLKYLKLGMNAEWLRYYLAAKLNSKVEDLDFNPEDFVARVNSDLVGKYINIASRAAGFLAKRFDGRLSADVGVEGQTLLDGLRAQGPAIAELYETREFGKALREIMLLADRVNEYVDQNKPWELAKQEGKDQVLQDVCSVCIEAFRVLSIYLKPVLPALVAKVEAFLKVEPFTFADAQTALGAHQIGAYEHLMQRVDPKLLEALFEPPAAPKVIPGGEELAPEIKIDDFTKVDLRIAKIVKAEHVEGSDKLLRLTLDVGEGRLRNVFSGIKGSYQPEQLEGKLTVMVANLAPRKMKFGVSEGMVLAASHADEKANPGVFVLEPLPGAQPGMRVR